Within the Staphylococcus warneri genome, the region ATAATCCTGACATGCTTGACAAAATGGTAGGAATTAAAATAGGATCGACCATTGTCATCTTAATTGAAAATAAACATTTTGAAGCGGTCACTCAGGATAAAGTTCATGCAAATGCTAATGAAACGATTATTTCTCTAGGTGTAAAGACGAATGAAGAAGTTGATCAACTTGTTAAACAAGTTGAAGCGTCAGGCGGTCATATTTTAGAACAACCGACAGTTAAACAAGGCTATTATGGTGCTATGTTTGCTGATCCAGATGGACATAAATTTAACTTTTTAGTTTGTTAAATACAATAAGGCACTCAGTTTCCAAGTTTGGATGCTGAGTGCCTTTTAATTTGGATTTAAGATCAACTTAAATATTTCCATATTCTTTTCTCAAATCATAAACTTTTTCTGGTGTAACATCTTGGCCAAGTGGATCAACAACTTTCATAGTAGAAAATGTATGAAGTACTTGTCCTCGTATCATTTTTAAATAGTCTTGTCTGAGTGCTTGTTGTTCTTGTTTTTCTTCTACACTCAATGTTTGTACTTTTTCTTTATTTGCTAATTCGTTAATTCTGTCTAAAATTTGCATCATCGCAACCTCCAATTCATTTTTCCAACAAATATTTACTAAGCAACACTTGTTGTATAAACATAATATACTCGCATATGCATGATATAGCAATAGACATGCTCAATTCATATGTTGTCTATGCAACATATTGATCAGTTTGTTGTATAAATAAAAAATATGACCCTATGCATCATTATTTTATTAATGTACATAGGGTCATCATTTGTTTTAGATAATAAAATGTTGAAATCTTTATAGGTGCGCGATGTGATGAATTAAGAATGGAAGATTTTTGTCTATAAAGTTTTCAGCTGTATCATGACTTGTAGAAAGCCAATGATTACACAGACCACTCATACCTGCCGCAAGAAAACTAGCACTACTTACCAAGATGTCTCTATCAATATCTGAATAACTATTTTCTAACATGATAGAAAAGATATCCTCTAATTCGTTATTAATTCTCTTGTGCGCTTGTTCACAAAATACATCTTGGTTCATTTCACAAGATGCTTGTACTTGTTCCATATATTGAGTCATTGTGATGAATATATTTTTTAAGACGATTTCATTGATAATATTTGAAATGTTGAGTGTGTCATTTAAATCTTTAAGAATAGTGACATCTAAAGAATAATCGAGTATGTCGTATTTATCTGTGAAATGTGCATAGAACGTAGCTCTATTAACAGTTGCTTCATCAGTAATATTCTTGACTGTTAATTGGCTTAACTTCTTTTCTTTTGATACTTTTTGAAATGCGTCAACAAGTAGTTGTTTTGTTCGTGTGACACGGGGATCAATTTTGTCAGTCAATTATGTTTGCACCTACCTAACAAATGTTGTTTATCTTAATATAAATTATCTTGCTAAATGTCATATATGTCAAAAATAGTGTCTATGAACTAATTTAATAGTGATTGTAAATTTAAATTATGGGTAAATATAGTTTTATAGAAAGTGAATTTACTTTCAAACAAAGTTTGTAATCTTTTTAGGGGAGAAACTGTTAAAGAAACAGAACGGGGAGACGGATATGGCAGATAAACTGCAACGTGAATTAAGCAATAGACACATACAATTAATTGCTATTGGTGGTGCTATTGGTACAGGATTGTTTTTAGGCGCAGGTGAATCAATTCATCTGGCAGGACCATCGATATTGTTGACTTATATTATAGTAGGTTTTGTATTATTTATGTTTATGAGAGCAATGGGGGAAATGTTGTTATCTAACCTTGGATTCAAATCATTTGCAGATATCGCTCATAAACATATAGGGCCATTAGCAGGCTTTGTGGTTGGATGGACTTATTGGTTAACGTGGATTATTTCAGGAATGGCAGAAATTACGGCAGTTGCTAAATACATAGAATATTGGTATCCAGCAATGCCTAATTGGTTAACAGCTTTATTTACATTGTTAGTATTAATGACACTCAATTTATTTAGTGCAAAGTTATTTGGAGAATTAGAATTTTGGTTTGCGATTATAAAGGTATTAACAATACTAGCTTTAATAATTGTAGGTATTATTATGATTGTCTTTGCAATGAAGACACCTTATGGCACTGCTAGCGTATCTCAAATATGGAGTCATGGTGGTATATTCCCGCATGGTGCTTCAGGATTTTTCATGTCCTTCCAAATGGCCATTTTTTCATTTATAGGAATTGAATTAATTGGTATTACTGCAGGAGAAACTAAAAATCCTCATAAAACGATACCTCAAGCGATTAATAATGTACCATATCGCATTTTGATATTTTACATTGGATCACTTGCAGTCATTATGGCGGCGGTGCCATGGAATCAATTAAATCCT harbors:
- a CDS encoding TetR/AcrR family transcriptional regulator; this translates as MTDKIDPRVTRTKQLLVDAFQKVSKEKKLSQLTVKNITDEATVNRATFYAHFTDKYDILDYSLDVTILKDLNDTLNISNIINEIVLKNIFITMTQYMEQVQASCEMNQDVFCEQAHKRINNELEDIFSIMLENSYSDIDRDILVSSASFLAAGMSGLCNHWLSTSHDTAENFIDKNLPFLIHHIAHL
- a CDS encoding DUF896 domain-containing protein, whose product is MQILDRINELANKEKVQTLSVEEKQEQQALRQDYLKMIRGQVLHTFSTMKVVDPLGQDVTPEKVYDLRKEYGNI
- a CDS encoding VOC family protein → MIQSMWFNLHVKDLKRSEQFYQSLGFEINHNPDMLDKMVGIKIGSTIVILIENKHFEAVTQDKVHANANETIISLGVKTNEEVDQLVKQVEASGGHILEQPTVKQGYYGAMFADPDGHKFNFLVC
- a CDS encoding amino acid permease, which encodes MADKLQRELSNRHIQLIAIGGAIGTGLFLGAGESIHLAGPSILLTYIIVGFVLFMFMRAMGEMLLSNLGFKSFADIAHKHIGPLAGFVVGWTYWLTWIISGMAEITAVAKYIEYWYPAMPNWLTALFTLLVLMTLNLFSAKLFGELEFWFAIIKVLTILALIIVGIIMIVFAMKTPYGTASVSQIWSHGGIFPHGASGFFMSFQMAIFSFIGIELIGITAGETKNPHKTIPQAINNVPYRILIFYIGSLAVIMAAVPWNQLNPSDSPYVKLFGLIGIPFAAGLINFVVLTAAASACNSGVFANSRTMFGLSQRKQAPPILGKTNRNGVPYYAILVTCALLSISVILNAIFKDATQVFVYITTVSTVLNIVIWSIIMIAYLGYLKHNPELHKASQYKMPGGKWMAYAIVLFFIFIFVVLLINPSTRLAVIIAPFWMGILGLMYLRYKKESRKAEIPDE